TATTTCTAGCGCAAAGGTATATttctaaaagatataaaaaattgaaaaaaagttgatttttgtcgattttttaaggggaacttattttggcggatcaacgaaatttttaattttggcgggaacttattttggcgggtggcgattttttttaattttggcgggaactaattttggcgggtgagtaaaatatttaattttggcgggaactaattttggcggatttTGCCCCAATCCGCCaaatccgccaaaattagttcccgccaaaataagttcccttaAGGTATGTAAAGATTCAAttctctaataaaaaaaatcatttttacttgGCAGCCCATGGCTCAACTGGGATTTTGTACCTggcctttaaaaaataataaggtGATGCTTTTCCTTAAACAGCAAAATGTAGTAGCTTTACCACTTTACATACTTCAATTTAcattgaattttttataaaattagaaaatataacAAGTTTATCACCTGAGTTGCCACCACATCATCAAGCaattttttgagaatatctgtAATGATACCCACATTTTCGTCATTATCCTCCTTCTAAGAAGATATTATCAGTGTTCACATTTCAAAAAACAACATTCGTTTTGCTATATCAACTGTGTCTTATTTTTTATCACGTTTACCTTTTTTGCAATGACATCAGAGGTCAAGTTATTCTTGCCTTGGACCAAGGTCAAGTTCTTACTCAACACCTGAAACAACAAATATCATAGAAAAGGAAGATCCCAAGAAACTAGAAAATGGATAAAACATATTGCTAATGGACGACCTTATTATATGCACACTTACTATTTATTACATGTAATATAAAAACTTACTAGCCTATCTGAAACTAGGTCTTCTAAATTGAATGGTATATTATGTGTTGGATCCTACAAGAAACAAACAGTTTTATTTGACTGTTCTTtcatatatgtatatatcttttatcctagaagttttttttaaaacatgtccGAAAGCTGTGTTCAAAATAAAAGCTGTTTGACATACAACATACTTGCAGACAACAAGCTTAGGCATACTCAAAAgaggaaaatataaattttgttaattgtgtGCTACCTTTTGCCATTCTAGCCCTGAAATTCCATAATTGTATCGCAGTTCAGTTCCTAAAGGAATGTCATAGGAAGCAAACAAACATATGAATGCATTTCCACCCTCCTCGATCAATTTTGGATAACAATTCAAATATTTCCGATGACTTGAATGGTTCACATATTTTCCCAGCCTGGTCTCATTTGTAGCATCaacactaaaaatttaaaaaatatattaagacATAGAGAACTATAGAAGGGAACTGTTTGTAGTTTCGTTTTTATCTTTACCATAAgatgttttaaatcaaattgCAAAAAATCCAAAACAGAAATTGTTTATGTCTATATGTAATTTGATGTAAAAGCTAAGTAGTCTTAACTTCCTGGTGCTACTTTGGTACGTCAAGCTTACATAAAACACATCTACACTCCAATTCCTAAATAAGACCTTCTATTTTCACCTTAGCTATTAGGTGAATGTGATCCAACTTCAAGTGCCTCCCCAAATGAAACTGAAAACAAAAGGCATTCTCAATTCGACATACCACTTTTTGtccataaagaaaataaatgatCCACAGGAAGTTGGATACTCTAGCTCTAATCTCTCTCCTTCCTTTCTTGTGAGAACTTTTCCAGGATATTGCAGGACAAACTGGTGATGTTTCAGGGGCAATGTTGTAAACACACCATATCCTACAAATATATGTTTACCACACATCTATTCTGTAATCATTAAGAAGTTAAGTTATAACagttattcaaaaaaataacaaatttaccAATGTGATCATTAATCCATTTCTTTACAAATGATTTTGGATCAGTTCCCCTTTTACAATAATATAGTGCAGTTTGTCTTGGCGATTTAACATCATTAGCTCTACTTCTTTTCGTTCTCTAAAGAGAATTAAGTAATACAAGTGAGTCAGTAAAATAATGCCGAAATTATCATTTGAAattggacatatcaaaaacataaattttaaaacttaaagtggacatatacatggATATTTCCtttatacatatttttgaatagttgaaactaatatgtcgaaattgtcatcctaaagtggacatatcaaaaacataaattttaaaactcaaagtggacatatacataaacatttcctttttaaatatttttgaatagttgaaactaatatgtcgaaattatcatcctaaagtggacataacaaaaacataaattttaaaactcaaagtggaaatatacatacacatttcttttttaaatatttttgaatagttaaaataattttatctcaaaattatcatgctaaagtggacatgtcaaaaacataaattttaaaactcaaagtggagatatacataaacatttcctttttacatatttttgaatagttaaaactaatatgtcaaaattatcatcctacagtggacatatcaaaaacataaattttaaaactcaaagtggacatatacataaacatttcctttttacatatttttgaatagttaaaactaatatgtcgaaattatcatcctaaagtggacataacaaaaacataaattttaaaactcaaagtggacatatacatagacatttcctttttaaatatttttgaatagttgaaactaatatgtcgaaattatcatcctaaagtggacataacaaaaacataaattttaaaactcaaagtggaaatatacatacacatttcttttttacatatttttgaatagttaaaactaatatgtcgaaattatcatccaaagtggacatatcaaaaacataaattttaaaactcaaagtggacatatacatagacatttcctttttacatatttttgaatagttaaaactaatatgtcgaaattatcatccaaagtggacatatcaaaaacataaattttaaaactcaaagtggacatatacataaacatttcctttttacatatttttgaatagttaaaactaatatgtcgaaattatcatcctaaagtggacatatcaaaaacataaattttaaaacacaaagtggacatatacatagacatttcctttttacatatttttgaatagttgaaactaatatgtcgaaattatcatcctaaagtggacatgtcaaaaacataaattttaaaactcaaagtggaaatatacatagacatttcctttttacatatttttgaatagttgaaactaatatgtcgaaattatcatcctaaagtggacatatcaaaaacataaattttaaaactcaaagtggacatatacatagacatttcctttttacatatttttgaatagttgaaactaatatgtcgaaattatcatccaaagtggacatatcaaaaacataaattttaaaactcaaagtggacatatacatagacatttcttttttaaatattttcgaatagttaaaactagtcgaaattatcatcctaaagtggacatgtcaaaaaaataaattttaaaactcaaagtggacatatacataaacatttcctttttacatatttttgaatagttaaaactaatatgtcgaaattatcatccaaagtggacatatcaaaaacataaattttaaaactcaaagtggacatatacataaacatttcctttttacatatttttgaatagttaaaactaatatgtcgaaattatcatcctaaagtggacatatcaaaaacataaattttaaaactcaaagtggacatatacatagacatttcctttttacatatttttgaatagttaaaataattttatctcaaaattatcatgctaaagtggacatatcgaaaacataaattttaaaactcaaagtggacatatacatacacatttcttttttaaatattttcgaatagttaaaactagtcgaaattatcatcctaaagtggacatgtcaaaaaaataaattttaaaactcaaagtggacatatacataaacatttcctttttacatatttttgaatagttaaaactaatatgtcgaaattatcatccaaagtggacatatcaaaaacataaattttaaaactcaaagtggacatatacatagacatttcctttttaaatatttttgaatagttgaaactaatatgtcgaaattatcatcctaaagtggacatgtcaaaaaaataaattttaaaacttaaagtggacatatacatagacatttcctttacatattcttgaatatttaaaataattttatctcaaaattatcatcctaaagtggacataccaaatacataaatttttaaacttaaagtGGACACATACATAGAAATTCCTTTACATATtcttgaatatttaaaataattttatctcgaaattatcatgctaaagtggacatatcaaaaacataaattttaaaacttaaggtggacatatacattttctttttacatatttgaaatagttaaaactaatatgtcgacattttcatcctaaagtggacatatcaaaaacataagttttaaaactcaaagtggacatatacataaacgTTTCCTTTATACATATTCTTGAACTAATATGTCCCAATTATCATCCTAAcatggacatatcaaaaacataaattttaaaactcaaagtggacattcATATTTCTTTTTAGATATTCTTAAAGAAAGTTAAATTTATATGCCAAAACTATATATTAAAGTAGATATGTCAAAGTCATAACTCGTAAAACTTAAAATGACCATATACATAGGCATCTCTTTTGATATTACATGtcttttttgataagaaaatgAGCCTCAACAACCTTAAAATCTTAGGAAAGTTTTAAGAAAATCCCCGTCCTCCACGTGTCAAGATGCAATTTTTTAGACCACTTACAGTTACCAAATcaccacagtttcaaaaaaatacaatcaagtttctttcttttagtcaaatatACATCCTAATAAAGTTTTATcctaaaagtaacaaaataaatcttttttttattaaaaatgtcttcaataaaatacataaataaaagcATTCAACTAGTTCAATTTGGGAAAGTCAAAATAAGGGTACGTCTCAGTAAACGGTCACCACTCACACACCACAAAAGTCATCTCTGGCGTACCACAAGGAAGTGCGCTTGGACCGCTCATCTTCCTGATCTTTCTGTAAAGGACGCATCTCTCTCaagctttgcagatgatacaagaCTTACAATGAAGGTTAGCTCTGAAAGTGACATTGAAAATGTGCAAGCAGACCTAAACTTAGTCTACGAATGGagcaaacaaaacaacaaagaaaaaagtgacTGACGTCCGTCGTCCacaacttcaaaagttaacataagtaaCATAAGTAATGATAAACATCATAAAGTGCACACATTGTAAAAGTTGAGTCAGTGGACACGCAGACATTTCTCTTACATATCCCTAAAAATTTTAGAACtgttatgtcgaaattatcattgtaaaactcaaagtgaacatatatatgCATAAATATTTCGTTTATATGTTCTTGAATACTTAAAACTTATGTATTGAAaatatcatcctaaagtggacatatcaaaaatataaatattaaaaatcaagGTGGACACATATATAGAGATTTCCTTTACATATccttaaatacttaaaactaatATGTTGAAATTTTCATCCCAAATGCGAGTCAACAATTACAACTTCACACACAACAATCTGGAAAATGTGCCTTGAAACAAGCAAAATTCCACCCATTTTTAAAACTGCTACCATCACCCCACAGCACAAAGGTGTCAATGCTCAACATAAAGCATGAGATAAttggaaaacaacaacatgGGTAGCAAGTTTTCATATTCGAAGCATGTACATTTGTAAATATACTGGCATATAAAAGTACTTATTTCACttaacagaaataattttacacccaattaagaaaaaaataaatttacttttcGTTTTGAATGTATAGTTGTGACATGTTTATCACTTTGCACAAGATTAGAAAGTCGTACATTTGAATCTAATAGCTATATAATAGCCTCATTTGAATGTGAATCTTACGGGATGGTTTGCACTCACTCGCACTCACTTACTAAGCATGAATAATATATAAGCATTTAATTTCTGATTaaatttaaagtatatatatatatatatatatacctgagttcatgttaaaaaaatcagaGGCAAAGAAGGGTATATAATTACTTGGTCTGTAGAATaaaaagagggtgccgataagaaccatcaaaaacagttcttttaagaacttcgctaccacatagtaagtttattttaatttttatagtttttatgaatCATATCAGTGTCTGTTTCCTTttgtttttcgggcattgttcgggcctatgcgggttttttcgggcgaataccGAATTTCTTACAAAACGCCGAACTAGCcggaaaacgcccgcactttttacggcgtatgcggcttatcggcaccctcgtagaATAAAACACTACTAACATGTTTTCAATTAAGTCATGCAAAACTGAAAATTCAATCCTGTTGATTAGTGGCCACCAAAAAGTTTTGTATCCTAGATGTAAAGCTCCGGATATCATGTCATATATAGCTATTCTGTGTTGCCTGGTGAAAGAGAAAGTTAccaagaaaaatgaaatcacagaATTAAAATGTTCAGGTGACACACAGCAGTTTCCTAAAGAGCTTTCACTAAGTGGCAAGAATTAGAAATGCTGAACACATAGtccaacaacaaaatttaaattcctACTTACAGTATTGTATTGAACTTGAGCTACCTTggccatttttttaacaaaatggatAGCTTAAATCCACTCTCAGTGCTCACACAACCCTAAAACATAGGAAATATAGCAATATATATCCATCTAAAGGTAGCCAGATACTTAGCTAAAGCTTAGccacttatatatttttttgatttttcgatAACTAACATTGGTGGCTACTTGTTTGACTACATAAATAGAAACgtacattagctagctaaccacTCTTTTCTGGCTAGTTAGCAAAGTAGCTGAGCGAAACTTGGCAATCAGATAAATTATATTACTTGTTTCTGCACATTGAGGTGAAATATAACATAGGGTTTACCTCATCTACTTTATTCACATAAACAAGGCAGAGAAAttccataaaaacaaaataattaacacTTTATCGTTCCCACAGGACAATCCACATGATAAACAAAGGTGCCATTATGGATGTACGGCATGCCGGCTGGTGAGAATATGTGCTGAAAATTTTCGCGGTATTTTTGCAGGCCAAACCAATAAAATTGCAATATATCTTTTATACCGacataattttgcataaaaacaatataattaGGAGCCTCCTTTGTGTTACAGACCACGTCATCAAAACGACCGAGATATAGCCTCCCGCTGCTTCAGAATTGCAAGATATATATCGTGTCCACCTAATGTACGAAAATTACAAAAGAGAGATATATACCCCAAATCCAATATgcctattttttaataattgcgCTGCGTAAAAATATGCATACAGTACCTTAATTAGTACTCTGTTAGGCCCTTAAGAATGACAATTAGATGTCATTATGACTGCGTTAACAAAAGAGGGTTAGAAATTAGCGCAAACGTTACGTGGACACGAAAAATGTCCACATTACGATCGTGTCCACTTTACGatagttttttttgctttagttGTCCACATTAGGGCGatttagcatatatatatatatatatatatatatatatatatatatatatatatatatatatatatattatttttatgttttgttttcaagaaaaaactacattaatttTGCTACTTAAAGTTTCATGCTTCTTAGCAATCTTCAGGCAAATGATACAAATTATACAAGTTGGTACTAACTAAAGTATAAACCTTTTTAATTACGTGATAAAacgtaataaaacaaataaatacaaataaatacattgttCGTTACAGTTCATTTCAACCATTTCAAAGTAAATTTGTTGCGATGGCGACATTTGTTGATAAGttctgttcttttatttaacagtcCCTTCGGTTCAGCTCGTACAAttgctattttttctgttaggCACAAGTCACACGTGCGCGCTCCTGTCTTATACGGCATTGCACGTTTTTCAATACTCCATAAGATTTCAAAGTCTGTTCCGTCGTCTTTTAATCTCCAAATTAATTTCGACAATTCGGTTTCGTTTCTGTATTTCTCGTGTCGAAAGGACTTTTTGTGGTTGttaaacctttctttaaattCGCCTTCGCATAATCCGTAGTAAAATTCCTTTTTGTCTACGTATTTGACTTCCGCTTTGTAGATAATGCATGCAGCTAAACAGTCACCATTCAGTGGACACTGGGACTTATCCCGGCAGTTGCAAGGTCGTTGTTTTTGCCTTTCTTCAGAAGTGAGGACTTTTTTATTATGCCCCTTTATGATGTTTCGGATGTTTGTGCTACATGAATAGCTCAACTTGAGGGTGTTTTTGTTgaagattttataatatttgtgatctttattgaagttttttctaacAATCTTGAGAAATGATCGTCCAATGTCTGTTTTAACGTTTTTACTGAACGGCGGGTTGAACCAAATTATCTTCCTTTGGCGATTAGGGCGTTGTTTGGGTTTACTCGCGTATGCCATTGTGCTTTTAAATCCGCTGGCGGAGAGTGAAGCTTCGTATAAAGGCTTTGCGTCATCAAATGCTTTTCTGTTACATGATGTCGCAATTAATCTTTCGTTGACCATCTTCGGAATGACTTTCAATACATTATTCGGGTGGTTTGAATTAATGTTAATGTATAGCGGATCGTTGTTGGGTTTCCTGTAGGGTTTGTAGGTTTTACTATTCACGTTAAATGATACATCCAAAAAGTCTGTTTCAATCAGGTTCGTTTCGAtagttaaaaacataaaaataatataactgcTCTGTTACACATTGAGCACTCTGTTGTAATTTGTGTTAAAATTACTtcgtgtttatatatatatatatatatatatatatttacagaaATTCCAGAGATATTTGCttatggaaaaaaaaaattttatgatccaGGAAGCTAAATATTACCTTTACGATCACCAAAATGTgaatagaagaagaaaaataaccGTGTTAAATAAAGtatgtacaaaaaaaaacaaatgactaaaaaacaaaacacacaccaaaataaataatttaaattaatgtaaGAATAAATGATGTATTATTTGTTGTATGTAAAGTTGCGATCGTTGTATTGATTGTGTGGAGTTGGTGTGCGTTGGTGTCTTTGTTTTCTGCGTTGGCGATTATTTTCCTTCTCCCACATAAAATGAGGTAAATCCTGACCCCCGTGTGCTTTCCACCAATTGAAAGAGTTTTTGGACAGGGGGCCAGGATTTGCTTCTCTATATTTTAGATAAGCTAGATACGTCAAGGCTAAAAAGAGACAATGGGAACTGTTAATTGCATTATTATtagcaaatattaaaaaataaaagattagaCATAGGATTAGACCTCTTTCTTTCAACTTGCTCAACttctaaagaaaataacaaactaTTAACAATAAGAACTACTtatcacaataaaaatatgtaCTTCCTGTTTGTTTATATCTCCATGTGGTGTTAGTGTATGGAATGTTTGTGCTGGCTTTTATTATActctaaataataataatctctATAAGAATAAGGCTATAACAAAATGATATGTTTGTATAAATAAGGTCTTATCAAATACCTGGCATTTCCTCCTCAGACGTGCTTAATAATAAGCCTTCTTTCATTATTATTTATAACTGAAAGAGAATATTAACAGTGAATGTAAATGTTACCATAATAGTGGTTTAGTAGCCATAGTACTATCCATGGCATAGGAATTACAACATgtacgcgctgaacaaataataCCAACAGGACGTAAACGTGTAAATCCGTTTAAAGATGTGCCTTGGCTTTCAGTTCATGATTAGCATATGTAATGCAACTGCTATTTGACATAAAATATTCGTGTAAATGTAAGTGTTGCCTGAATTATTGAAAAGAAATGTTGAATTCAATATTCTTTTTAACATAACAAAGGAAAGTTAAtgagtttttaagttttttcccTCTGAATTTCAGTTTGAGAAATAAAcaccttaaccctatttgggTTCTGAGAAACCTCTGTAactttatagctataataagaCAATAGCCATATTACATGGTAAAATTGCAAAAATGCATCAAAAG
This DNA window, taken from Hydractinia symbiolongicarpus strain clone_291-10 chromosome 15, HSymV2.1, whole genome shotgun sequence, encodes the following:
- the LOC130629304 gene encoding N-lysine methyltransferase KMT5A-B-like, with the protein product MAKVAQVQYNTRTKRSRANDVKSPRQTALYYCKRGTDPKSFVKKWINDHIGYGVFTTLPLKHHQFVLQYPGKVLTRKEGERLELEYPTSCGSFIFFMDKKCVDATNETRLGKYVNHSSHRKYLNCYPKLIEEGGNAFICLFASYDIPLGTELRYNYGISGLEWQKDPTHNIPFNLEDLVSDRLVLSKNLTLVQGKNNLTSDVIAKKKEDNDENVGIITDILKKLLDDVVATQVINLLYFLIL